One Senegalia massiliensis DNA window includes the following coding sequences:
- a CDS encoding bifunctional 3-deoxy-7-phosphoheptulonate synthase/chorismate mutase, with the protein MKLRYIGRKGSKDKIIDLGNGIKIGDGEFNIIAGPCSIESREQIEKVSLFLSKKGIKILRGGAFKPRTSPYSFQGLGFEGLEYLKECGEKYNLKVVSEILDPRDVEKSLEFIDIIQIGSRNMQNYSLLKEVGKVSKPVMLKRGMNATIEEWLMAAEYIALEGNDNIILCERGIRTFDNFTRNTLDITAVPIIKSLTKLPIIVDPSHGTGVRELVRPMSQAAASVKADGIMVEVHFNPDEALSDGKQSIDFREFEKLIDTTKKVYSCINNI; encoded by the coding sequence ATGAAATTAAGATATATAGGTAGAAAAGGTAGCAAAGATAAAATAATAGATTTAGGTAATGGAATTAAAATAGGAGATGGAGAATTTAATATTATAGCTGGGCCTTGTTCAATAGAAAGTAGAGAACAAATTGAAAAAGTATCTTTATTTTTATCAAAAAAAGGAATTAAAATCCTTAGAGGCGGTGCATTTAAACCTAGAACATCACCATATTCTTTTCAAGGTTTAGGTTTTGAAGGATTAGAATATTTAAAAGAATGTGGAGAAAAATACAATTTAAAGGTTGTTTCAGAAATATTAGATCCTAGGGATGTAGAAAAGTCTTTGGAATTTATTGATATAATACAAATTGGATCTAGAAATATGCAAAACTATTCATTATTGAAAGAAGTGGGAAAAGTATCGAAGCCTGTAATGTTAAAAAGAGGTATGAATGCAACTATAGAAGAATGGTTAATGGCTGCAGAATATATAGCTTTAGAAGGCAATGATAATATTATTCTTTGTGAGAGAGGAATAAGAACATTTGATAACTTTACAAGGAATACATTAGATATAACTGCTGTACCAATTATTAAGTCTCTTACAAAGTTACCTATAATAGTAGATCCAAGTCATGGAACAGGAGTTAGAGAATTAGTTAGACCTATGTCACAAGCGGCTGCTTCTGTAAAAGCAGATGGAATAATGGTAGAGGTTCACTTTAATCCTGATGAAGCTCTATCAGATGGGAAACAATCTATTGACTTTAGAGAGTTTGAGAAACTTATTGATACTACAAAAAAAGTTTATAGCTGTATTAATAATATATAA
- a CDS encoding 5'-methylthioadenosine/adenosylhomocysteine nucleosidase yields MIFGIIGAMDEEIEKIKNEMEIEKKFVKAKTIFYKGVFEGKKIVLVRCGIGKVNAAIITQLLISEYEVDIIINTGVAGGVKEEIEIGDIVVSTDVLEHDFDATSFGYPLGQIPRLEVLGFNADKYLIDLAINSSEKELEYGSVYKGRIVSGDIFVSSQEMKKKLCDNFNAYCVEMEGAAIGHTAYINNKPFLIIRSISDKADGSANDNFNEFVDLASERSVGILKRILKSYKQ; encoded by the coding sequence ATGATATTTGGAATTATAGGTGCTATGGATGAAGAAATTGAAAAAATAAAAAATGAAATGGAAATAGAAAAAAAGTTTGTTAAAGCTAAAACTATTTTTTATAAAGGGGTATTTGAGGGTAAAAAGATAGTATTAGTAAGGTGTGGTATAGGAAAAGTAAATGCAGCAATTATAACTCAGCTATTAATTAGTGAATATGAAGTTGATATTATAATAAATACAGGAGTTGCTGGCGGAGTAAAAGAAGAAATAGAAATAGGCGATATAGTTGTATCAACAGATGTCTTAGAGCATGATTTTGATGCAACAAGCTTTGGATATCCTTTAGGACAAATTCCTAGATTAGAAGTATTAGGATTTAATGCTGATAAATATTTAATAGATTTGGCTATAAATTCTTCTGAAAAAGAATTAGAATATGGAAGTGTATATAAAGGAAGAATAGTATCAGGAGATATTTTTGTATCATCACAAGAAATGAAAAAAAAGCTATGTGATAATTTTAATGCATATTGTGTAGAAATGGAAGGAGCTGCAATTGGACATACTGCTTATATAAATAATAAACCTTTTTTAATTATAAGATCAATCTCTGATAAGGCTGATGGTTCAGCAAATGATAATTTCAATGAGTTTGTTGATTTAGCTAGTGAGAGATCAGTTGGAATATTAAAGAGGATTTTAAAGAGTTATAAGCAGTAA
- a CDS encoding DivIVA domain-containing protein, with the protein MLTPLDIQNKEFNKGVRGYNIKEVETFLDEIISDYERLHKENIELKDKMATLNDKVKYYNSMEDTLQKTLVVAQKTAEEVNYTAKEKSDNIIEEAERKSREIIDNANKEVMDIKQEYEDVKKEMLLFKMKFKTLLKSQLEMSEELFVEENIMSEE; encoded by the coding sequence ATGTTAACACCACTTGACATTCAAAATAAGGAATTTAACAAAGGCGTTAGAGGATATAATATAAAAGAAGTTGAAACTTTTTTAGATGAAATAATTTCTGATTACGAAAGATTACATAAAGAGAATATAGAATTAAAAGATAAGATGGCTACTTTAAATGATAAAGTAAAATACTATAATAGTATGGAAGATACATTACAAAAGACATTAGTAGTTGCTCAAAAAACTGCTGAAGAAGTTAATTATACTGCTAAAGAAAAAAGTGATAATATAATAGAAGAAGCTGAAAGAAAATCACGAGAAATAATAGATAATGCAAATAAAGAAGTTATGGATATAAAGCAAGAATATGAAGATGTAAAAAAAGAAATGCTTCTTTTTAAAATGAAATTTAAAACATTACTTAAATCACAATTAGAAATGTCAGAAGAACTTTTTGTAGAAGAAAATATAATGAGTGAAGAATAA
- a CDS encoding RNA-binding protein, producing the protein MINDKKKYLEHIDDKDEIINLRKLLDSIEIVMRDKNIISTDFLNPYQRKLSYSILNRFMDISYHEEGGYDNAERKMIILYPEYLRYTKFNDIISVLEITSNYDFSKISHKNILGSFMSLGIKREKIGDIIISDEYAQIIISPELKDYIILNLEKIGTQSVTIKEICKQDIIEYEKKHKKIYTTVSSLRLDVIVSSIFNLSRKDSSNMIKAGKVKVDFKPIDNISYNLNGGELISVRKKGRAKFEDILGESKKGKLRLLIYKYI; encoded by the coding sequence ATGATTAATGATAAAAAGAAATACTTGGAACATATAGATGATAAAGATGAAATTATTAATTTGAGGAAATTATTAGATAGCATAGAAATTGTTATGCGAGACAAAAATATTATATCAACTGATTTTTTAAATCCATACCAAAGAAAACTTTCTTATTCTATATTAAATAGATTTATGGATATAAGTTATCATGAAGAAGGTGGATATGATAATGCAGAAAGAAAAATGATAATTTTATATCCGGAATATCTAAGATATACTAAATTTAATGATATAATATCCGTTTTAGAAATTACTAGTAATTATGACTTTTCTAAAATAAGTCATAAAAATATATTAGGTTCTTTTATGTCACTTGGAATTAAAAGAGAAAAAATTGGAGATATTATTATTTCAGATGAATATGCACAAATAATAATATCTCCTGAATTAAAAGATTACATAATTTTAAATTTAGAAAAAATTGGAACCCAGTCTGTTACAATCAAAGAAATATGCAAGCAAGATATTATAGAATATGAAAAAAAACATAAAAAAATATATACAACAGTTTCTTCGCTTCGTTTGGATGTAATAGTTAGTTCAATTTTTAATTTGTCAAGAAAAGATAGCTCAAACATGATTAAAGCTGGTAAAGTTAAAGTTGATTTTAAACCGATAGATAATATATCTTATAATCTAAATGGTGGGGAGTTAATATCTGTTAGAAAAAAAGGTAGAGCTAAGTTTGAAGATATATTAGGTGAAAGTAAAAAAGGAAAATTAAGATTACTAATATATAAATACATATAA
- a CDS encoding YggT family protein gives MIDNYVLIRAVRMFIDLLKILIISRIFLSLIIRDLRNPLLNSIYRITEPILYPFRMLINKLGVSTGMFDFSPLLAFLALDIVGTFIIRLLI, from the coding sequence GTGATAGATAATTATGTGTTAATTAGGGCAGTAAGAATGTTTATTGATTTACTTAAAATCTTAATCATTAGTAGAATATTTTTAAGTTTAATAATAAGAGATTTAAGAAATCCTTTGTTAAATTCAATTTATAGAATAACAGAGCCAATTTTATATCCCTTTAGAATGCTTATAAACAAATTAGGAGTAAGTACTGGAATGTTTGATTTTTCTCCTTTATTAGCTTTTTTAGCTTTGGATATAGTTGGAACATTTATCATTAGGTTATTAATATAG
- a CDS encoding cell division protein SepF, which produces MAEKGSIFNKVKYFVGLEDLDEEYDDFDEEEEYVEEEKNSRRSTKQNKVFNIHTNNNMKLVIHEPEIYEDIAKAIDDVKSRKPVVLNLQQMEDDEKRKAFDFTSGAIYTLEGNIQKVAIDIFILAPSNVEVDGIMHEELKNKGIFPWQK; this is translated from the coding sequence ATGGCAGAAAAGGGAAGTATTTTTAATAAAGTAAAATATTTTGTAGGTTTAGAAGACTTAGATGAAGAATATGATGATTTTGATGAAGAAGAAGAGTATGTAGAAGAAGAAAAAAATTCTAGAAGATCAACTAAACAAAATAAAGTATTTAATATTCATACTAATAACAATATGAAACTTGTAATTCATGAACCTGAAATATATGAAGATATTGCTAAGGCTATAGATGATGTGAAAAGTAGAAAGCCTGTAGTACTTAATTTGCAACAAATGGAAGATGATGAGAAAAGAAAAGCATTTGATTTTACAAGTGGAGCAATATATACATTAGAGGGCAATATTCAAAAGGTTGCAATAGATATATTTATCTTAGCTCCAAGCAATGTAGAAGTAGATGGAATTATGCATGAGGAATTAAAAAATAAGGGTATTTTTCCATGGCAGAAATAA
- a CDS encoding YggS family pyridoxal phosphate-dependent enzyme, whose amino-acid sequence MKISIKENIKIIEQKIQDACDRSNRNRSDVKLIAVTKTQSIESIEEIIDSGLYDIGENKVQEIMDKYDSLNREELNWHMIGHLQSNKVKYIIDKMNLFHSLDRLSLAKELNKRARKSDRVVDVLIQVNIAEEESKFGMKKQDIWNFIESLKKYPFIAVKGLMVMAPFDEEPENIRYVFKEAKSLFEDIKKKEIPYIDMKYLSMGMTNDFEIAIEEGANLVRVGTGIFGKRK is encoded by the coding sequence ATTAAAATTTCAATTAAAGAAAATATTAAAATTATAGAACAAAAAATACAAGATGCATGTGATAGATCAAATAGAAATAGGTCTGATGTAAAATTAATTGCTGTTACAAAAACTCAATCTATAGAATCTATAGAAGAAATAATTGATTCTGGATTATACGATATAGGAGAGAATAAAGTTCAAGAAATAATGGATAAATATGATAGTTTAAATAGGGAAGAGTTAAATTGGCATATGATAGGTCATTTACAATCTAATAAGGTTAAATACATAATAGATAAAATGAATTTATTTCATTCTCTTGACAGATTATCTCTTGCTAAAGAACTTAATAAAAGAGCTAGAAAAAGTGATAGAGTAGTTGATGTATTAATACAAGTAAATATTGCAGAAGAAGAAAGTAAGTTTGGGATGAAAAAACAGGATATATGGAACTTTATAGAATCTCTTAAAAAATATCCTTTTATAGCTGTAAAAGGTCTTATGGTAATGGCTCCATTTGATGAGGAGCCTGAAAACATAAGGTATGTATTTAAAGAAGCAAAATCTTTATTTGAAGATATAAAGAAAAAAGAAATTCCTTATATAGATATGAAATATCTTTCAATGGGGATGACTAATGATTTTGAAATTGCAATTGAAGAAGGAGCAAATTTAGTAAGAGTTGGCACAGGTATTTTTGGTAAAAGAAAATAA
- a CDS encoding HlyD family efflux transporter periplasmic adaptor subunit, with protein sequence MSKQQRQLKRKRKRTVKLFFLIIVTLYILFMFLPNLYSSKAQTILVKDEEIEKKIESKAITIKDEIIYEAKSKGDLKFYHDEGEKISKNQVLITQANLSNIEDYEKQIDNIEKEIDKLNKENKSNTLFNKDFTKLEKEINKIEKNIVKANEKENSKEIEELEKQLKEKQDKLKTISQQNGFMGYTTRQLINQKEELLEKISKNNNSIISDESGLVSYLFDGYETKYTVNNMTNLNPTDIDIKKPQIKNIKKISDFSVGEPIVKVIKDFKWFIATNIPVEDAKQLNEEQNINIRIKKDSRKINGRILKVNNSKKNAVVLIELDSYLYKYYKDRILDIDIILKEYNGLKIPSKAVVEKDDVKGVYTKNVDSIIKFKSIKIIYSEDDFVIALPDETNQNSISSYDEVIIDKKLIENYIDE encoded by the coding sequence ATGAGTAAACAACAAAGACAACTTAAAAGAAAAAGAAAGAGAACTGTTAAACTTTTCTTTTTAATTATAGTTACATTATACATATTATTTATGTTTTTACCGAATTTATATAGTTCTAAAGCTCAGACTATTCTTGTTAAAGATGAAGAAATTGAAAAAAAAATAGAGAGTAAAGCAATAACAATAAAAGATGAAATTATATATGAGGCAAAAAGTAAAGGAGATTTAAAGTTTTATCATGATGAAGGAGAAAAAATCTCTAAAAATCAAGTGTTAATTACTCAAGCAAATTTATCTAATATTGAAGATTATGAAAAACAAATAGATAATATAGAAAAAGAAATAGACAAGCTTAATAAAGAGAATAAATCTAATACTTTGTTTAATAAGGACTTTACAAAATTAGAAAAAGAAATAAATAAAATTGAAAAAAATATTGTAAAAGCTAATGAAAAAGAAAACTCTAAAGAAATAGAAGAATTGGAAAAACAACTTAAAGAAAAACAGGATAAATTAAAAACTATTTCTCAACAAAATGGATTTATGGGTTATACAACTAGGCAATTAATAAATCAAAAAGAAGAATTATTAGAAAAAATTTCTAAAAATAATAATTCAATTATTAGTGATGAGTCAGGATTAGTATCTTATTTATTTGATGGTTATGAAACTAAATACACTGTTAATAATATGACTAATTTAAATCCAACTGATATAGATATAAAAAAGCCTCAGATTAAAAATATTAAAAAAATATCTGATTTTTCAGTAGGGGAACCTATTGTGAAAGTTATAAAAGATTTTAAGTGGTTTATAGCTACAAATATTCCTGTTGAAGATGCAAAACAGTTAAATGAAGAACAAAATATAAACATTAGAATAAAAAAAGATAGTAGAAAGATAAATGGTAGAATTTTAAAAGTAAATAATAGTAAAAAAAATGCAGTAGTTTTAATTGAATTGGACTCTTATTTATATAAATATTATAAAGATAGAATTTTAGATATTGATATAATTTTAAAAGAGTATAATGGATTAAAGATACCATCAAAGGCTGTTGTTGAAAAAGATGATGTTAAAGGAGTTTATACAAAAAATGTAGATTCTATTATTAAATTTAAGTCTATAAAAATAATTTATTCAGAAGATGATTTTGTAATTGCTTTACCTGATGAAACAAATCAAAATTCAATATCATCTTATGATGAAGTAATAATTGATAAAAAACTAATTGAAAATTATATAGATGAATAG
- a CDS encoding ATP-binding cassette domain-containing protein yields MIKLESIYKDIKGKNILSDINYNFKKGKIYLLKGPNGSGKTMLLRLLCDLIHPTSGNIDKPKYSYGVIIENSNFVENETARSNLKFLASIKKKINMKQIEYYLSKVNLIDYADVKVKKYSLGMKQRLAICQAIMEEPDVLLLDEPFNALDDKNFMEIVKYIESIKEDRIIIIAAHGFNLQELSLFDEIITMQNGQIVNIKWN; encoded by the coding sequence ATGATTAAATTAGAATCTATTTATAAAGATATAAAAGGAAAAAATATTTTATCCGATATAAATTATAATTTTAAAAAAGGTAAAATATATTTATTAAAAGGTCCTAATGGAAGTGGAAAGACAATGTTATTACGTTTGTTATGTGATTTAATTCATCCAACTAGTGGTAATATTGATAAACCAAAATACTCTTATGGCGTTATTATAGAAAATAGTAATTTTGTAGAAAATGAAACAGCGCGTTCAAACTTGAAATTTTTAGCTTCAATTAAGAAAAAAATAAATATGAAACAAATCGAATATTACTTATCTAAAGTTAATTTAATTGATTACGCAGATGTCAAGGTGAAAAAATATTCATTAGGTATGAAACAACGTCTTGCTATTTGTCAAGCAATTATGGAGGAACCAGATGTTTTATTACTGGATGAACCATTTAATGCGTTGGATGATAAGAATTTTATGGAGATAGTAAAATATATAGAAAGTATAAAAGAAGACAGAATTATAATTATAGCTGCACATGGTTTTAATTTGCAAGAACTCTCACTTTTTGATGAAATAATTACTATGCAAAATGGACAAATTGTAAATATAAAATGGAATTAG
- the spoIVA gene encoding stage IV sporulation protein A, with protein MDKFNIYKEISERTDGDIYIGVVGPVRTGKSTFIKKFMDKLVIPNIESQHRKERAKDELPQSGAGKTITTTEPKFVPSEAVNLVLDDNIKFKVRMVDCVGYLVDGVLGHEENNMPRMVTTPWYQKEIPFAEAAEIGTRKVITDHSTIGVVVTTDGSFTEIDRSSYIASEERVVKELQELDKPFVILLNSKHPTLDSTVALKENLEEKYNVPVIAVDCMNLEIEDITSTLNKVLLEFPIQEVNIDLPGWVDGLSTKHSLKKQIIDTVKENTSGIHKLSEINKAVENIFESDVVEKTNINEINLGKGVVNIDLAVDDSIFYNVISESTGYDIKGEHQILNLITKLSQIKKEHDRIAQALEDVKQSGYGLVSPSIEELELLEPETFKEGHRFGVKLKANAPSLHLIRADIATEVSPIIGTEKQSEELVNYLLEEFESDPAKIWETNMFGKSLHDLVNEQLQTKINMMPIDARSKIQRTLQRIINKGSGGLICIII; from the coding sequence GTGGATAAGTTCAATATATATAAAGAAATCTCTGAAAGAACAGACGGAGATATTTATATTGGAGTTGTGGGACCAGTAAGAACAGGCAAATCAACATTCATCAAAAAATTCATGGATAAGTTAGTAATTCCAAACATAGAAAGCCAACATAGAAAAGAAAGGGCAAAAGATGAACTTCCTCAATCTGGTGCAGGAAAAACTATAACTACTACAGAACCTAAATTTGTGCCAAGTGAAGCTGTAAATTTAGTTTTAGATGATAATATTAAATTTAAGGTAAGAATGGTTGACTGTGTAGGTTATTTGGTAGATGGTGTATTAGGTCATGAAGAGAATAATATGCCAAGAATGGTTACAACACCATGGTATCAAAAAGAAATACCTTTTGCAGAAGCTGCTGAGATAGGAACAAGAAAGGTAATAACTGATCATTCTACAATAGGGGTAGTTGTTACAACAGATGGATCATTTACAGAAATAGATAGGTCAAGTTATATTGCATCAGAGGAAAGAGTAGTTAAAGAACTTCAAGAATTAGATAAACCATTTGTTATACTTTTAAATTCTAAGCACCCAACACTTGATAGTACAGTGGCACTTAAAGAAAATTTAGAAGAAAAATATAATGTTCCTGTTATCGCTGTTGATTGTATGAATTTAGAAATAGAAGATATAACATCTACTCTAAATAAAGTATTGTTAGAATTTCCTATACAAGAAGTAAATATTGATTTACCTGGTTGGGTAGATGGACTAAGTACTAAGCATTCTTTGAAGAAACAAATTATTGATACTGTAAAAGAAAATACTTCAGGTATACATAAATTAAGTGAAATAAATAAAGCAGTAGAAAATATATTTGAATCTGATGTTGTTGAAAAAACAAATATTAATGAAATAAACTTAGGAAAAGGAGTAGTAAATATAGATTTAGCTGTAGATGATAGTATATTCTATAATGTAATAAGTGAATCTACAGGATACGATATAAAAGGAGAACATCAAATACTAAATCTGATAACAAAACTTTCACAAATCAAAAAAGAGCATGATAGAATAGCACAGGCATTAGAAGATGTAAAGCAAAGTGGATATGGATTAGTATCTCCTAGTATAGAAGAATTAGAACTTTTAGAACCTGAAACATTTAAAGAAGGTCATAGGTTTGGTGTTAAATTAAAAGCAAATGCACCTTCACTGCACCTTATAAGAGCAGATATTGCTACAGAGGTATCGCCTATAATTGGAACAGAAAAACAAAGTGAAGAATTAGTAAATTATTTATTAGAAGAATTTGAGAGTGATCCAGCAAAAATTTGGGAAACAAATATGTTTGGAAAATCTCTACATGATTTAGTAAATGAACAATTGCAAACTAAAATTAATATGATGCCAATTGATGCTAGAAGCAAAATACAAAGAACACTACAAAGAATAATTAATAAAGGTAGTGGTGGGTTAATTTGCATTATAATATAA
- a CDS encoding NAD(P)H-dependent glycerol-3-phosphate dehydrogenase, translated as MSESIGVLGGGSWGTALSILLAKKGVEVDLWVRNEEKASQMSEARENIQYLPGVILPNNINITSSIDKTIKNKDILLLAVPTQAVRNTIEKIKDDIKPGQIIVNVAKGIEVDTLYRISEIVEELIPNSKYAVLSGPSHAEEVAKDIPTAIVVASKYEDVGLYVQEFFMTPKFRVYTNEDVIGVELGGALKNVIALGAGISDGLGYGDNTKAALMNRGIIEIARLGEKMGANSMTFAGLSGIGDLIVTCTSMHSRNRRAGIKIGEGHSMEEASSIVGMVVEGIKTSKSAYNLAKKLDVEMPIVNAIYGVLYKGKDVKNSVINLMLRDKTHEVEM; from the coding sequence ATGAGTGAAAGTATAGGTGTATTAGGAGGCGGTAGTTGGGGCACTGCTCTTAGTATATTGTTAGCTAAAAAAGGCGTAGAAGTTGATTTATGGGTTAGAAATGAAGAAAAAGCTTCACAAATGAGTGAGGCTAGAGAAAATATTCAGTATTTACCTGGAGTAATTCTTCCAAATAATATAAATATAACTTCTAGTATTGATAAAACAATAAAAAATAAAGATATTTTATTATTAGCAGTACCAACTCAAGCAGTTAGAAATACTATTGAAAAAATAAAAGATGATATAAAGCCTGGTCAAATAATAGTTAATGTAGCAAAAGGTATAGAGGTAGATACACTTTATAGAATTTCAGAAATTGTTGAAGAATTAATACCTAATTCTAAATATGCTGTATTATCAGGGCCATCTCATGCAGAAGAAGTTGCAAAAGACATTCCTACTGCTATAGTAGTAGCTTCTAAATATGAGGATGTAGGTTTATATGTACAAGAATTTTTTATGACTCCTAAGTTTAGAGTTTATACAAATGAAGATGTTATAGGTGTAGAACTTGGAGGAGCTCTTAAAAATGTAATAGCACTTGGAGCAGGTATATCAGATGGACTTGGATATGGAGATAATACTAAAGCTGCTCTTATGAATAGAGGAATAATTGAAATAGCAAGACTTGGTGAAAAAATGGGAGCAAATTCTATGACTTTTGCGGGACTTTCTGGAATCGGTGACTTAATAGTAACTTGCACAAGTATGCATAGTAGAAATAGAAGAGCTGGTATAAAAATTGGAGAAGGACATTCAATGGAAGAAGCAAGTAGTATAGTTGGAATGGTAGTTGAAGGTATTAAAACTTCTAAATCAGCATATAATTTAGCAAAGAAATTAGATGTTGAAATGCCTATAGTAAATGCAATATATGGAGTTTTATATAAAGGAAAAGATGTAAAGAATTCTGTAATAAATTTAATGCTTAGAGATAAAACTCATGAAGTAGAAATGTAG
- the plsY gene encoding glycerol-3-phosphate 1-O-acyltransferase PlsY yields the protein MRDILLVALIAYAIGNFSTSYILGKLIKRIDIRTKGSGNAGATNALRVFGKKIAIVTFIFDALKGVIAVIIGEMLLGDMGGLIAGLFAVIGHDFPIVLKFKGGKGIATTIGAATFIHPIPALIAIIIGIIIIIITKYVSLGSVSAISLVPFIGLIIIRPFNLEYILFLTALALLAIIRHKSNIKRLLDGCESKIGEKAK from the coding sequence TTGAGAGATATCCTTTTAGTAGCCCTAATAGCATATGCAATCGGTAATTTTTCCACATCTTATATCTTAGGAAAATTAATCAAAAGAATTGATATTAGAACAAAAGGTAGTGGAAATGCTGGAGCTACAAATGCTTTAAGAGTTTTTGGGAAAAAAATTGCTATTGTAACTTTTATTTTTGATGCTTTAAAAGGTGTTATAGCAGTTATAATAGGGGAAATGCTACTTGGAGATATGGGAGGACTTATAGCAGGGTTATTTGCAGTAATAGGACATGATTTTCCTATTGTACTTAAATTTAAAGGTGGTAAAGGAATTGCAACAACAATTGGTGCTGCAACTTTTATTCATCCTATACCTGCTCTAATTGCAATAATAATAGGAATAATAATAATAATAATAACTAAATATGTATCTCTTGGTTCTGTTTCTGCTATATCATTAGTGCCTTTTATTGGATTAATTATAATACGGCCTTTTAATTTAGAATATATTTTATTCTTGACAGCATTAGCATTATTAGCGATAATTAGACATAAATCTAATATAAAAAGATTACTAGATGGATGTGAATCCAAAATAGGAGAAAAAGCAAAATAG